One Chloroflexota bacterium genomic region harbors:
- a CDS encoding ABC transporter permease, translating to MSHQTPTVAAAGPLAAGSATPAVAAAERGRRRQRRRLIRLLIGASPLILFLLIAILGPVVWPYDSVSVRTGERLKPPLEVLRDGSTALLGTDQVGRDLLAQVLQGARISLLVGLSTVAVAGTVGLVIGVLAGYYGGWVDTVAMRIADIQLAFPSILLAILIAGVLGPSVTNVIVTLSLTRWVTFARVARAATLTTKEREFVHAAQALGASDARLLRLHVVPSTVGPLVVVATVEVGLVIIAEASLSFLGLGTPSDQPSWGATIANGRAYLNTAWWISTMPGLALSLVVLAVGRFGDQVRDLLDPRALSRV from the coding sequence ATGAGCCACCAGACGCCGACCGTCGCCGCCGCCGGGCCGCTCGCAGCGGGCAGCGCCACGCCGGCCGTTGCCGCCGCCGAGCGCGGCCGGCGCCGCCAGCGACGCCGCCTGATCCGGCTGCTGATCGGGGCGTCGCCGCTGATCCTGTTCCTGCTGATCGCCATCCTCGGGCCGGTCGTCTGGCCGTACGACTCGGTGTCGGTGCGGACCGGCGAGCGTCTGAAGCCGCCGCTGGAGGTGCTGCGCGACGGCTCGACGGCCCTCCTGGGCACCGATCAGGTGGGGCGGGATCTCCTGGCGCAGGTGCTGCAGGGCGCGCGGATCTCGCTGCTGGTCGGGCTGAGCACGGTCGCCGTGGCTGGTACCGTCGGGCTGGTGATCGGGGTGCTGGCCGGCTACTACGGTGGCTGGGTGGACACCGTCGCCATGCGGATCGCCGACATCCAGCTGGCCTTTCCCTCGATCCTGCTGGCGATCCTGATCGCTGGCGTGCTCGGGCCGAGCGTCACCAACGTCATCGTGACGCTCTCGCTGACGCGCTGGGTGACGTTCGCACGGGTGGCGCGGGCGGCCACGCTGACCACCAAGGAGCGCGAGTTCGTGCACGCGGCGCAGGCGTTGGGGGCCAGCGACGCGCGGCTGCTTCGCCTGCACGTCGTGCCGTCCACCGTCGGCCCGCTGGTGGTCGTGGCGACGGTCGAGGTGGGGCTGGTCATCATCGCCGAGGCCTCGCTGAGCTTCCTGGGCCTGGGGACGCCGTCCGACCAGCCGTCCTGGGGCGCGACCATCGCGAATGGCCGGGCCTACCTGAATACGGCGTGGTGGATCTCGACGATGCCCGGCCTGGCGCTGAGCCTGGTGGTGCTGGCCGTCGGGCGGTTCGGGGATCAGGTGCGCGACTTGCTGGACCCGCGTGCCCTGAGCCGGGTGTAG
- a CDS encoding ABC transporter permease, translated as MTTYIIRRLIFSVFVLWGALTVVFLAVRAVPGDPAQMMLGTDATAAEVNALRDKLGLNRPLPVQYVVYLGQTLRFDLGESLRLAQPVASLVAERLPTTGRLALTAIVIAVLISFPLGIAAALRPGGTLDAIVSVVSLLGQSVPGFWLGIMFILIFARSLRLLPSAGDETPAHLVLPSITVALPLVGVLTRLVRSGLLDVLDEDYIRTARAKGLPAQVVMWRHAIRNMLIPVITVVGLQVGHLLGGAVITETVFAWPGVGLLLVDAITNRDYPLVQAAILFITAIFVTINFLVDLSYGALDPRVRLQ; from the coding sequence ATGACGACCTACATCATCAGGCGCCTCATCTTCTCCGTCTTCGTGCTGTGGGGCGCGCTGACGGTGGTCTTTCTGGCCGTCCGCGCCGTGCCCGGGGATCCTGCTCAGATGATGCTCGGGACGGATGCTACCGCTGCTGAGGTCAACGCCCTGCGCGACAAGCTCGGGCTGAACCGGCCGCTGCCGGTCCAGTACGTCGTCTACCTGGGGCAAACGCTCCGCTTCGATCTCGGGGAGTCGCTGCGGCTGGCCCAGCCGGTCGCGTCGCTGGTGGCCGAGCGGCTCCCGACGACGGGGCGGCTGGCGCTCACGGCCATCGTCATCGCGGTCCTGATCAGTTTCCCGCTCGGCATCGCGGCGGCGTTGCGGCCCGGGGGAACGCTCGATGCTATCGTGTCGGTGGTGTCGCTGCTGGGGCAGTCGGTGCCGGGCTTCTGGCTCGGCATCATGTTCATCCTGATATTTGCGCGCTCGTTGCGGCTGCTCCCGAGCGCCGGCGACGAGACGCCGGCCCATCTGGTGCTGCCGAGCATCACCGTGGCGCTGCCGCTGGTGGGCGTGCTGACGCGGCTGGTCCGCAGCGGCCTGCTCGACGTGCTGGACGAGGATTACATCCGGACGGCGCGGGCCAAGGGCCTCCCCGCCCAGGTCGTGATGTGGCGACACGCCATCCGCAACATGCTGATCCCCGTTATCACGGTGGTCGGTCTGCAGGTCGGGCACTTGCTCGGCGGGGCCGTCATCACCGAGACGGTCTTCGCGTGGCCGGGCGTGGGGCTGTTGCTGGTGGACGCGATCACCAACCGCGACTATCCGCTGGTGCAGGCGGCGATTCTCTTCATCACGGCGATCTTCGTGACGATCAATTTCCTGGTTGATCTGAGTTACGGCGCGCTCGATCCCCGAGTTCGCTTGCAATGA
- a CDS encoding MoxR family ATPase: MVSQNAPRALDAEIAPILRSIAQVVVGKAEAVEHTLVAVLAGGHLLVEDVPGVGKTTLARSLARSIGGSFARIQCTPDLLPSDVTGVHVLDQKGGGFVFQQGPIFANIVLVDELNRATPRTQAALLEAMEERQVTLEGATRPLPSPFLVIATQNPIELEGTFPLPEAQLDRFLLRLRIGYPSERDEQALIDRFASATPLDEVHPVMDLQRLIGLIRAVRDIRVEPTIRNYVVALVRATREHTAIRLGASPRATLALYHAAQALAAVRGRTYVVPDDVKALAGPVLGHRLLLTSQARLRGRTELSVLDEIVSATPVPVE; the protein is encoded by the coding sequence ATGGTCTCCCAGAACGCACCCCGGGCGCTCGACGCCGAGATCGCCCCGATCCTTCGCAGCATCGCTCAGGTCGTTGTCGGTAAGGCCGAGGCCGTCGAGCACACGCTGGTCGCCGTGCTGGCCGGCGGGCATCTGCTGGTCGAGGACGTGCCGGGCGTCGGCAAGACCACCCTTGCGCGCTCGCTGGCCCGCTCGATTGGTGGCTCGTTCGCCCGCATTCAGTGTACGCCCGACCTGCTACCCAGCGACGTGACCGGCGTCCACGTCCTCGACCAGAAGGGCGGCGGCTTCGTGTTCCAGCAGGGGCCGATCTTCGCCAACATCGTGCTGGTGGACGAGCTGAACCGCGCGACGCCGCGCACCCAGGCCGCCCTGCTCGAAGCGATGGAGGAGCGGCAGGTCACCCTCGAAGGGGCGACCCGACCGCTGCCCAGCCCGTTCCTGGTGATCGCGACCCAGAACCCTATCGAGCTTGAGGGGACGTTCCCGCTGCCGGAGGCCCAGCTCGACCGGTTCCTGCTGCGCCTGCGGATCGGCTACCCCAGCGAGCGCGACGAGCAGGCGCTGATCGACCGGTTCGCGTCGGCCACGCCGCTCGACGAGGTCCACCCGGTGATGGACCTCCAGCGGCTGATCGGGCTGATCCGCGCCGTCCGGGATATCCGCGTCGAGCCGACGATCCGCAACTACGTCGTGGCCCTGGTTCGCGCCACCCGCGAGCACACGGCCATCCGGCTCGGGGCCAGCCCCCGCGCCACGCTGGCGCTGTACCACGCCGCCCAGGCCCTGGCCGCCGTGCGTGGCCGCACCTACGTGGTCCCGGACGACGTCAAGGCGTTGGCCGGCCCGGTCCTCGGCCACCGTCTGCTGCTGACGAGTCAGGCGCGCCTGCGTGGCCGCACCGAGCTGTCGGTGCTGGACGAGATCGTCTCCGCGACGCCGGTGCCCGTCGAGTAG
- a CDS encoding LacI family DNA-binding transcriptional regulator, with the protein MSVHSETTESPRARTLEDVARLAGVSRNTVSLAIRLSPRVNPVTRDRVLRIVRETGYRPNYAARALAGRRTTTVGLVRYGSSRMQGDSFYDLILAGLRHALGESDYDLLLFAPGHVAASHDLTEPITSGRVDGMVIIGTQTDRAAVAEAHRQGVAIVHVGRRDFGVEIPTVSADEVGGLETALAHLRGHGHRRIAMLAEDLRFEPTRDKVQAYRRLMRDAGAEMTLALDAGQAEPERIRDAVRQILEQGVTAAITTRDPLAVALIRGLREQGVRTPEQFAVIAYDNLEWSPLVEPPLTCVSPPRYDMGAAAGRMIVNLIEGREVRSPQVLPTQMVTRRSCGCDWSPLDERRDT; encoded by the coding sequence ATGAGCGTTCATAGTGAGACGACGGAGTCGCCCAGGGCGCGCACGCTCGAAGACGTTGCGCGGCTTGCCGGCGTTTCCAGAAATACCGTCTCACTCGCGATCCGCCTGAGCCCACGCGTCAACCCAGTCACCCGCGACCGCGTCCTGCGTATCGTACGCGAAACGGGCTACCGGCCCAACTATGCCGCGCGTGCGCTGGCCGGCCGCCGGACCACCACCGTGGGGCTGGTGCGGTACGGCTCCAGCAGGATGCAGGGCGACTCGTTCTACGACCTGATCCTGGCCGGGCTGCGTCACGCCCTCGGCGAGTCCGACTACGATCTGCTCCTCTTCGCGCCAGGGCACGTCGCCGCCAGCCACGACCTGACCGAGCCGATCACCAGCGGACGGGTCGACGGCATGGTCATCATCGGGACGCAGACCGACCGTGCCGCCGTTGCCGAGGCCCACCGCCAGGGTGTGGCCATCGTCCACGTCGGGCGGCGTGACTTCGGCGTCGAGATCCCGACCGTCAGCGCGGATGAGGTTGGCGGCCTGGAGACGGCCCTCGCGCACCTGCGCGGCCACGGGCACCGCCGCATTGCGATGCTGGCCGAGGATCTTCGGTTCGAGCCGACCCGCGACAAGGTCCAGGCGTACCGGCGGCTCATGCGGGACGCCGGGGCCGAGATGACCCTCGCGCTCGACGCCGGGCAGGCCGAGCCTGAGCGTATCCGCGACGCCGTGCGCCAGATCCTCGAGCAGGGGGTGACGGCCGCCATCACCACGCGCGATCCGCTGGCCGTCGCCCTGATTCGTGGCCTGCGCGAGCAGGGCGTCCGGACGCCCGAGCAGTTCGCTGTCATCGCCTACGACAACCTGGAGTGGTCGCCGCTCGTCGAGCCGCCGCTGACCTGTGTCAGCCCACCGCGCTACGACATGGGCGCGGCGGCCGGACGGATGATTGTCAACCTCATTGAAGGGCGTGAGGTACGCTCCCCGCAGGTGTTGCCGACCCAGATGGTGACGCGGCGCTCCTGCGGGTGCGACTGGAGCCCACTCGACGAGAGAAGGGATACCTGA
- a CDS encoding DUF58 domain-containing protein, whose product MIQLHGDAAGNTLWLVGARGISLALVLLALAVWNQSAPLSAMAALLLALAIVTRLWSALALRSVRCVLEFDDDRAFPDDEVELLLRVSGRGPIPIPWLEIDFTVPRGLYVTPEPGIGVLSGDGRALHIMVTLLPFQKVERRIHVRCRQRGAYQVEAISMLAADPLRLYPRRREEPTSARLLVFPRIVPLEQIGLKAGMAVGDLRASSIVMPDPVRPIGVRDYRVGDSPRQIHWKASARRGSIQVKVLERTVRREVAIYLDAGGFDHSWLVYREALFERAVSAAASLANVTIERGAAVSLAISGADAVTIPGNAGLDQLRLILESLAVVMPSEGRPIDNVLASTLGRHPPGTTIVVFTPLPEEPMLAELESVRRRGDPVALVYCGLRQADPPDGYAWFDLGRERDIVAALAEERRA is encoded by the coding sequence GTGATCCAGCTGCACGGCGACGCGGCGGGCAATACGCTCTGGCTGGTCGGGGCGCGCGGCATCTCGCTGGCCCTGGTGCTGTTGGCGCTGGCCGTCTGGAACCAGTCCGCGCCCCTCAGCGCGATGGCCGCGCTGCTGCTGGCGCTCGCCATCGTCACGCGGCTCTGGTCGGCGCTGGCGCTGCGCTCAGTGCGCTGCGTCCTGGAGTTTGACGACGACCGCGCCTTTCCCGATGACGAGGTCGAGCTGCTGCTGCGGGTGAGCGGGCGCGGCCCGATCCCGATCCCCTGGCTGGAGATCGACTTCACGGTGCCGCGCGGCCTGTACGTGACGCCCGAGCCGGGCATCGGGGTGCTGAGCGGCGACGGCCGGGCGCTGCACATCATGGTCACCCTGCTGCCCTTTCAGAAGGTCGAGCGGCGCATCCACGTCCGCTGTCGGCAGCGGGGCGCATACCAAGTCGAGGCCATCAGCATGCTGGCCGCCGATCCGCTGCGGCTCTACCCACGCCGCCGCGAGGAGCCGACCAGCGCCCGTCTGCTGGTCTTCCCGCGGATCGTGCCGTTGGAGCAGATCGGGCTGAAGGCCGGCATGGCCGTGGGCGACCTGCGGGCCAGCAGTATCGTGATGCCCGACCCGGTCCGTCCCATCGGCGTGCGCGACTACCGCGTCGGCGACTCGCCGCGCCAGATTCACTGGAAGGCGAGCGCCCGGCGCGGGTCGATCCAGGTCAAGGTGCTCGAGCGGACCGTGCGGCGCGAGGTCGCCATCTACCTCGACGCCGGCGGCTTCGATCACTCGTGGCTGGTCTACCGCGAGGCCCTGTTCGAGCGGGCGGTGTCGGCGGCGGCCTCGCTGGCGAACGTGACCATCGAGCGCGGCGCGGCGGTCTCCCTGGCGATCAGCGGGGCGGATGCTGTCACCATCCCCGGCAACGCTGGCCTGGATCAGCTACGCCTGATCCTCGAATCGCTGGCCGTCGTGATGCCGTCCGAAGGCCGCCCCATCGACAACGTGCTCGCGTCGACCCTCGGGCGTCACCCGCCGGGCACGACCATCGTGGTGTTCACGCCGCTGCCCGAGGAGCCGATGCTCGCCGAGCTGGAGTCGGTGCGGCGACGTGGCGATCCGGTTGCGCTGGTCTACTGCGGCTTGCGGCAGGCCGATCCGCCGGACGGGTACGCCTGGTTCGACCTGGGGCGGGAGCGCGACATCGTGGCGGCGCTGGCCGAGGAGCGACGCGCATGA
- a CDS encoding FAD-dependent oxidoreductase: MSDAERNGERISFARDIPVAAECDVLVVGGGPAGIAAAVAAGRTGAKTVLVERFGFLGGNATAGLVGPFMTSYSQDGKIQLIKGVFEELVERAEALGGAIHPREVEGGSEYAGFITYGHHRVTPFDPEYVKLVAAEMCLEAGVELRLHTFVVDTLVEDGGVSGVVVGSKSGLEAIRAKITVDCSADADIAVRAGVPTHQGREGDGLTQPMTLFFRVGNVDDEKVVEYVNRMNEYRPFTSIVKAAHERGEFPIPREAIGVYRTPYPGIWRVNTTRLHKLDGTNVKDLTKAEIEGRKQVMFLIKFFREYCPGFENAMLLDTAAMIGVRETRRIEGEYTLTADDLATGREFDDVIALCGYPIDIHSPTGSGGTMNKEAFTCANVYQIPYGCLVPKGADRLLVAGRCVSATHEALGAIRVMPPAFAMGQAAGTAAALAVAEGVEPRNIPVHWLQETMVKQGAYLGDTVNRRVQAGGESPR; encoded by the coding sequence GTGTCAGACGCAGAGCGGAACGGCGAGCGGATCAGCTTCGCCAGGGATATCCCCGTAGCCGCCGAATGTGACGTGCTGGTCGTCGGCGGCGGTCCGGCCGGTATCGCGGCGGCGGTGGCGGCCGGGCGCACCGGCGCAAAGACGGTCCTGGTTGAGCGGTTCGGTTTCCTGGGTGGGAACGCCACGGCAGGCCTCGTCGGACCGTTCATGACGTCGTACAGCCAGGACGGCAAGATCCAGCTGATCAAGGGCGTGTTTGAAGAGCTGGTCGAGCGGGCCGAGGCGCTGGGCGGCGCGATCCACCCGCGCGAGGTCGAGGGTGGCAGCGAGTACGCCGGGTTCATCACCTACGGCCACCACCGGGTGACCCCGTTCGACCCCGAGTACGTCAAGCTGGTGGCCGCCGAGATGTGCCTGGAGGCTGGCGTCGAGCTGCGGCTGCACACCTTTGTGGTGGATACGCTGGTCGAAGACGGCGGCGTCTCGGGCGTGGTCGTCGGCAGCAAGTCCGGCCTGGAGGCGATCCGCGCCAAGATCACGGTGGACTGCTCGGCGGACGCCGACATCGCGGTGCGGGCCGGCGTGCCGACCCACCAGGGCCGCGAGGGCGACGGCCTGACCCAGCCGATGACCCTCTTCTTCCGCGTCGGCAACGTCGACGACGAGAAGGTCGTCGAGTACGTCAACCGGATGAACGAGTACCGCCCGTTCACCTCGATTGTGAAGGCAGCCCACGAGCGCGGCGAGTTCCCGATCCCGCGCGAGGCGATTGGCGTCTACCGGACGCCGTACCCGGGCATCTGGCGGGTCAACACCACGCGCCTGCACAAGCTCGACGGCACCAACGTCAAGGATCTGACGAAGGCCGAGATCGAAGGCCGCAAGCAGGTGATGTTCCTGATCAAGTTCTTCCGGGAGTATTGCCCCGGCTTCGAGAACGCGATGCTGCTGGACACGGCGGCGATGATCGGCGTGCGCGAGACGCGGCGCATCGAGGGCGAGTACACGCTGACGGCGGACGATCTCGCCACGGGCCGCGAGTTCGACGACGTGATCGCCTTGTGCGGGTACCCCATCGACATCCACAGCCCGACTGGCTCCGGCGGCACGATGAACAAAGAGGCGTTCACCTGCGCCAACGTCTACCAGATCCCCTACGGCTGCCTGGTGCCGAAGGGGGCCGACCGGCTGCTGGTCGCTGGCCGCTGCGTCTCCGCGACGCATGAAGCGCTCGGGGCGATCCGCGTGATGCCGCCAGCCTTCGCGATGGGGCAGGCGGCCGGGACTGCCGCTGCGCTGGCCGTCGCCGAGGGCGTCGAGCCGCGCAACATCCCCGTTCACTGGCTCCAGGAGACCATGGTCAAGCAGGGCGCGTACCTGGGCGACACCGTCAATCGGCGGGTGCAGGCCGGCGGCGAGTCGCCGCGCTAG
- a CDS encoding ABC transporter substrate-binding protein: MRVNRRQFLSQSVLAAASVAVLAACGQQQPAAKPAETKPAAPAATTAPAKPAESKPAAPAAAAAPTTAAAPPAAKPPETKPASDAKPASRTPTGELKIGLHAKLTTLDPQGAQSVDGVTHTCMQHVFDTLVGRDSATGSLVPKLATSWEAPDPTTWVFKLRQGVKFHDGSDFTAADVKASLERIIAQKGPVAPLFANVETVEAPDPMTIRLKTKQPVGTIPASVTLLTVAPAASVNADGFFTKPVGTGPFKYVSWRADADLRLEANDAYWGGPPASKAIVFKYIPEVAARLTALETGEIDFTWRVPPDQLAGLQKNNELKVETTPSHEYYFMWMNGSREPFTDKRVRQAMIHALDIDTMVKDLLPGIGVRATAPIPPTVFGHAPQTPYAYDPAKAKALLAEAGKPNGFETSFIWYAGAGPQDRELGQAMIAYWNAIGVKVKVAEQERATWLDNLIKLNWDMDFQTNAVTTGDADFTLGRLYHSRANRNGYKNEALDKLLDEAAAATDQNKRKDLYAQANKIIWDDAVGIFPFDLLATFAYRKSVDGFVPTPSAFLSFYNTMPKK, translated from the coding sequence ATGCGTGTGAATCGCCGCCAATTCCTGAGCCAGTCAGTGCTGGCCGCGGCCAGCGTTGCCGTGCTGGCCGCCTGCGGTCAGCAGCAGCCGGCCGCCAAACCCGCCGAGACCAAGCCGGCCGCGCCGGCTGCCACCACCGCCCCCGCCAAGCCGGCCGAGAGCAAGCCCGCCGCGCCAGCGGCTGCCGCCGCGCCGACGACGGCCGCCGCGCCGCCGGCCGCCAAGCCGCCCGAGACCAAGCCGGCCTCCGACGCGAAGCCGGCCTCCCGCACCCCCACGGGCGAGCTGAAGATCGGCCTGCATGCCAAGCTGACGACGCTCGATCCACAGGGCGCGCAGTCGGTGGACGGGGTGACCCACACCTGCATGCAGCACGTCTTTGACACGCTGGTCGGGCGTGACTCGGCCACCGGCAGCCTCGTGCCGAAGCTGGCGACCTCCTGGGAAGCCCCCGACCCGACCACCTGGGTCTTCAAGCTGCGCCAGGGCGTCAAGTTCCACGACGGCTCGGACTTTACCGCCGCCGACGTGAAGGCGTCGCTCGAACGGATCATCGCGCAGAAGGGGCCGGTCGCCCCGCTCTTCGCGAACGTCGAGACGGTCGAGGCGCCCGATCCGATGACGATCCGCCTCAAGACCAAGCAGCCGGTGGGCACGATCCCGGCCAGCGTCACCCTGCTGACCGTGGCGCCGGCCGCCAGCGTCAACGCCGACGGCTTCTTCACCAAGCCCGTTGGCACCGGCCCGTTCAAGTACGTCTCGTGGCGTGCGGACGCCGATCTGCGGCTCGAGGCGAACGATGCCTACTGGGGCGGCCCGCCGGCCTCCAAGGCCATCGTCTTCAAGTACATCCCCGAGGTCGCCGCTCGGCTGACGGCGCTGGAGACCGGCGAGATCGACTTCACCTGGCGGGTGCCGCCGGATCAGCTGGCCGGCCTCCAGAAGAACAACGAGCTGAAGGTCGAGACCACGCCGTCGCATGAGTACTACTTCATGTGGATGAACGGCAGCCGCGAGCCGTTCACCGACAAGCGGGTCCGCCAGGCGATGATCCACGCCCTCGACATCGACACGATGGTGAAGGACTTGCTGCCGGGCATCGGCGTGCGGGCGACCGCGCCGATTCCGCCAACCGTCTTCGGGCATGCCCCGCAGACGCCGTACGCCTACGATCCGGCCAAGGCGAAGGCGCTGCTGGCCGAGGCTGGCAAGCCGAACGGCTTCGAGACGAGCTTCATCTGGTACGCTGGCGCCGGCCCGCAGGACCGCGAGCTTGGGCAGGCGATGATCGCGTACTGGAACGCCATCGGCGTGAAGGTCAAGGTGGCCGAGCAGGAGCGCGCGACCTGGCTCGACAACCTGATCAAGCTCAACTGGGACATGGACTTCCAGACCAACGCCGTCACCACCGGCGACGCCGACTTCACGCTCGGGCGGCTGTACCACTCGCGGGCGAACCGCAATGGGTACAAGAACGAGGCGCTCGACAAGCTGCTGGACGAGGCGGCGGCGGCCACGGACCAGAACAAGCGAAAGGATCTGTACGCCCAGGCTAACAAGATCATCTGGGATGACGCGGTCGGCATCTTCCCGTTCGACCTGCTGGCGACGTTCGCGTACCGCAAGTCAGTAGACGGGTTCGTCCCGACGCCGAGCGCCTTCCTGTCGTTCTACAACACGATGCCGAAGAAGTAG